The Manis javanica isolate MJ-LG chromosome 4, MJ_LKY, whole genome shotgun sequence genome contains a region encoding:
- the SV2A gene encoding synaptic vesicle glycoprotein 2A isoform X2, protein MLVGAFFWGGLADRLGRRQCLLISLSVNSVFAFFSSFVQGYGTFLFCRLLSGVGIGGSIPIVFSYFSEFLAQEKRGEHLSWLCMFWMIGGVYAAAMAWAIIPHYGWSFQMGSAYQFHSWRVFVLVCAFPSVFAIGALTTQPESPRFYLENGKHDEAWMVLKQVHDTNMRAKGHPERVFSVTHIKTIHQENELIEIQSDTGTWYQRWGVRALSLGGQVWGNFLSCFGPEYRRITLMMMGVWFTMSFSYYGLTVWFPDMIRHLQAVDYAARTKVFHREHVEHVTFNFTLENQIHRGGQYFNDKFIGLRLKSVSFEDSLFEECYFEDVTSSNTFFRNCTFINTVFYNTDLFEYKFLNSRLVNSTFLHNKEGCPLDVTGTGEGAYMVYFVSFLGTLAVLPGNIVSALLMDKIGRLRMLAGSSVMSCVSCFFLSFGNSESAMIALLCLFGGVSIASWSALDVLTVELYPSDKRTTAFGFLNALCKLAAVLGISIFTSFVGITKAAPILFASAALALGSSLALKLPETRGQVLQ, encoded by the exons ATGCTGGTGGGAGCCTTCTTCTGGGGAGGCCTGGCTGACCGGCTGGGTCGGAGACAGTGTCTGCTCATCTCGCTCTCAGTCAACAGTGTCTTCGcctttttctcatcttttgtCCAGGGCTATGGCACTTTCCTCTTCTGTCGCCTCCTTTCCGGGGTTGG GATCGGAGGGTCCATCCCCATTGTCTTCTCATATTTCTCGGAGTTTCTGGCCCAGGAGAAACGTGGGGAGCATTTGAGCTGGCTCTGCATGTTTTGGATGATTGGTGGAGTATACGCAGCTGCGATGGCCTGGGCCATCATCCCCCACTACG GATGGAGCTTTCAGATGGGGTCTGCTTACCAGTTCCACAGCTGGAGGGTCTTTGTCCTCGTCTGTGCCTTTCCTTCTGTGTTTGCCATCGGGGCCCTGACCACCCAGCCCGAGAGCCCCCGCTTCTACCTGGAG AACGGGAAGCATGATGAGGCCTGGATGGTGCTGAAGCAGGTTCATGACACCAACATGCGAGCCAAGGGGCATCCTGAGCGAGTCTTCTCA GTAACCCACATTAAGACAATTCATCAGGAGAATGAGTTGATTGAGATCCAGTCAGACACAGGGACCTGGTACCAGCGCTGGGGGGTCCGGGCCTTGAGCCTGGGGGGGCAG GTTTGGGGGAATTTCCTCTCCTGTTTTGGTCCAGAATATCGACGCATCACTCTGATGATGATGGGTGTGTGGTTCACCATGTCGTTCAG CTACTATGGTTTGACTGTTTGGTTTCCCGACATGATCCGCCATCTCCAGGCAGTAGACTATGCAGCTCGCACCAAAGTGTTCCACAGGGAGCATGTGGAGCATGTGACCTTTAACTTCACCCTGGAGAATCAGATCCACCGAGGGGGACAGTACTTCAATGACAA GTTCATTGGGCTGCGTCTGAAGTCAGTGTCCTTTGAGGATTCCCTCTTTGAGGAGTGTTATTTCGAGGATGTCACATCCAGCAACACATTTTTCCGCAACTGCACGTTTATCAACACTGTGTTCTATAACACCG ACCTGTTTGAGTACAAGTTTTTGAACAGCCGTCTGGTGAACAGCACATTCCTACACAACAAGGAGGGCTGCCCACTAGATGTGACAGGGACAGGTGAAGGCGCCTACATGGTGTACTTCGTCAGCTTCTTGGGGACGTTGGCCGTGCTTCCTGGGAATATCGTGTCTGCCCTGCTCATGGATAAGATTGGCAGGCTCCGAATGCTTG CTGGCTCCAGTGTGATGTCCTGTGTCTCCTGCTTCTTCCTGTCTTTTGGGAACAGTGAGTCTGCCATGATCGCTCTGCTCTGCCTCTTTGGTGGGGTCAGCATTGCGTCCTGGAGTGCGCTGGACGTGTTGACTGTTGAGCTCTACCCCTCGGACAAGAG GACCACAGCGTTTGGCTTCCTGAATGCCCTCTGTAAGCTGGCAGCTGTGCTGGGGATCAGCATCTTCACATCTTTTGTGGGAATCACCAAGGCTGCCCCCATCCTCTTTGCCTCAGCTGCCCTTGCCCTTGGTAGTTCTCTGGCCCTGAAGCTGCCTGAGACCCGGGGGCAGGTGCTGCAATGA
- the SV2A gene encoding synaptic vesicle glycoprotein 2A isoform X1, with amino-acid sequence MEEGFRDRAAFIRGAKDIAKEVKKHAAKKVVKGLDRVQDEYSRRSYSRFEEEDDADDFPAPADGFYHGGGAQDEEEGGASSDATEGHDEDDEIYEGEYQGIPRAESGGKGERMVDGTPVAGVRGALGDGEGPPGVRGEAQRRKEREELAQQYEAILRECGHGRFQWTLYFVLGLALMADGVEVFVVGFVLPSAEKDMCLSDSNKGMLGLIVYLGMLVGAFFWGGLADRLGRRQCLLISLSVNSVFAFFSSFVQGYGTFLFCRLLSGVGIGGSIPIVFSYFSEFLAQEKRGEHLSWLCMFWMIGGVYAAAMAWAIIPHYGWSFQMGSAYQFHSWRVFVLVCAFPSVFAIGALTTQPESPRFYLENGKHDEAWMVLKQVHDTNMRAKGHPERVFSVTHIKTIHQENELIEIQSDTGTWYQRWGVRALSLGGQVWGNFLSCFGPEYRRITLMMMGVWFTMSFSYYGLTVWFPDMIRHLQAVDYAARTKVFHREHVEHVTFNFTLENQIHRGGQYFNDKFIGLRLKSVSFEDSLFEECYFEDVTSSNTFFRNCTFINTVFYNTDLFEYKFLNSRLVNSTFLHNKEGCPLDVTGTGEGAYMVYFVSFLGTLAVLPGNIVSALLMDKIGRLRMLAGSSVMSCVSCFFLSFGNSESAMIALLCLFGGVSIASWSALDVLTVELYPSDKRTTAFGFLNALCKLAAVLGISIFTSFVGITKAAPILFASAALALGSSLALKLPETRGQVLQ; translated from the exons ATGGAAGAGGGCTTCAGAGACCGGGCAGCTTTCATCCGTGGGGCCAAAGACATTGCCAAGGAAGTAAAAAAGCATGCGGCCAAGAAAGTGGTGAAGGGCCTTGACAGGGTCCAGGACGAATATTCCCGCAGATCCTACTCCCGCTTTGAGGAGGAAGATGATGCTGATGACTTCCCTGCTCCTGCTGATGGCttttaccatgggggaggggcccaGGACGAGGAGGAAGGTGGTGCATCCAGCGATGCCACCGAGGGCCATGACGAAGATGATGAGATCTACGAGGGGGAGTATCAGGGCATACCCCGGGCAGAGTCTGGGGGCAAAGGCGAGCGGATGGTGGATGGGACACCTGTGGCTGGAGTGAGGGGGGCCCTGGGCGATGGGGAGGGCCCCCCTGGGGTCCGGGGGGAGGCACAGCGGCGGAAAGAACGGGAAGAACTGGCCCAGCAGTATGAAGCCATCCTACGGGAGTGTGGCCATGGCCGCTTCCAGTGGACACTCTATTTCGTACTTGGCCTGGCGCTCATGGCTGATGGTGTTGAGGTCTTTGTGGTGGGCTTTGTTCTGCCAAGCGCTGAGAAAGACATGTGCCTGTCTGACTCCAACAAAGGCATGCTGG GCCTCATCGTTTACCTGGGCATGCTGGTGGGAGCCTTCTTCTGGGGAGGCCTGGCTGACCGGCTGGGTCGGAGACAGTGTCTGCTCATCTCGCTCTCAGTCAACAGTGTCTTCGcctttttctcatcttttgtCCAGGGCTATGGCACTTTCCTCTTCTGTCGCCTCCTTTCCGGGGTTGG GATCGGAGGGTCCATCCCCATTGTCTTCTCATATTTCTCGGAGTTTCTGGCCCAGGAGAAACGTGGGGAGCATTTGAGCTGGCTCTGCATGTTTTGGATGATTGGTGGAGTATACGCAGCTGCGATGGCCTGGGCCATCATCCCCCACTACG GATGGAGCTTTCAGATGGGGTCTGCTTACCAGTTCCACAGCTGGAGGGTCTTTGTCCTCGTCTGTGCCTTTCCTTCTGTGTTTGCCATCGGGGCCCTGACCACCCAGCCCGAGAGCCCCCGCTTCTACCTGGAG AACGGGAAGCATGATGAGGCCTGGATGGTGCTGAAGCAGGTTCATGACACCAACATGCGAGCCAAGGGGCATCCTGAGCGAGTCTTCTCA GTAACCCACATTAAGACAATTCATCAGGAGAATGAGTTGATTGAGATCCAGTCAGACACAGGGACCTGGTACCAGCGCTGGGGGGTCCGGGCCTTGAGCCTGGGGGGGCAG GTTTGGGGGAATTTCCTCTCCTGTTTTGGTCCAGAATATCGACGCATCACTCTGATGATGATGGGTGTGTGGTTCACCATGTCGTTCAG CTACTATGGTTTGACTGTTTGGTTTCCCGACATGATCCGCCATCTCCAGGCAGTAGACTATGCAGCTCGCACCAAAGTGTTCCACAGGGAGCATGTGGAGCATGTGACCTTTAACTTCACCCTGGAGAATCAGATCCACCGAGGGGGACAGTACTTCAATGACAA GTTCATTGGGCTGCGTCTGAAGTCAGTGTCCTTTGAGGATTCCCTCTTTGAGGAGTGTTATTTCGAGGATGTCACATCCAGCAACACATTTTTCCGCAACTGCACGTTTATCAACACTGTGTTCTATAACACCG ACCTGTTTGAGTACAAGTTTTTGAACAGCCGTCTGGTGAACAGCACATTCCTACACAACAAGGAGGGCTGCCCACTAGATGTGACAGGGACAGGTGAAGGCGCCTACATGGTGTACTTCGTCAGCTTCTTGGGGACGTTGGCCGTGCTTCCTGGGAATATCGTGTCTGCCCTGCTCATGGATAAGATTGGCAGGCTCCGAATGCTTG CTGGCTCCAGTGTGATGTCCTGTGTCTCCTGCTTCTTCCTGTCTTTTGGGAACAGTGAGTCTGCCATGATCGCTCTGCTCTGCCTCTTTGGTGGGGTCAGCATTGCGTCCTGGAGTGCGCTGGACGTGTTGACTGTTGAGCTCTACCCCTCGGACAAGAG GACCACAGCGTTTGGCTTCCTGAATGCCCTCTGTAAGCTGGCAGCTGTGCTGGGGATCAGCATCTTCACATCTTTTGTGGGAATCACCAAGGCTGCCCCCATCCTCTTTGCCTCAGCTGCCCTTGCCCTTGGTAGTTCTCTGGCCCTGAAGCTGCCTGAGACCCGGGGGCAGGTGCTGCAATGA